The following proteins come from a genomic window of Lolium rigidum isolate FL_2022 chromosome 5, APGP_CSIRO_Lrig_0.1, whole genome shotgun sequence:
- the LOC124654379 gene encoding 2-alkenal reductase (NADP(+)-dependent)-like isoform X2: MADAEVSNKRVILKQFVTGFPTEDDMELVTATVRLAVPPGSASVMVKNLYVSCDPYMRNRMSEHNDAAYIEQFVPGEPVLGIFGVSKVVASGHPDFKAGDLVWGLTGCEEYSVITHPESLFKINHPELPLSYYTGVLGMPGVTAYAGFFDVSKPKKGDYVFVSAASGAVGQLVGQLAKIAGCYVVGSAGSDEKVSLLKTKFGFDDAFNYKKEQDLNATLKRCFPSGIDIYFENVGGAMLDAVLLNMRMHGRIAVCGMISQYNLEKPDGAPNLFCLVAKRIRMEGFMVLDYFNTYTKFEKEMAGYLKEGKIIFVEDVVEGIEKVPAALIGLFSGRNVGKQLVIIARE, from the exons ATGGCGGACGCAGAGGTGAGCAACAAGAGGGTGATCCTGAAGCAGTTCGTGACGGGGTTCCCCACCGAGGACGACATGGAGCTCGTCACGGCGACGGTGCGCCTGGCCGTGCCGCCTGGGTCGGCGTCTGTGATGGTCAAGAACCTCTACGTCTCCTGCGACCCCTACATGCGCAACCGGATGAGCGAGCACAACGACGCAGCATACATCGAGCAGTTCGTGCCAGGGGAG CCT GTTTTGGGTATTTTTGGAGTAAGCAAGGTGGTAGCCTCCGGGCACCCAGATTTCAAGGCAGGCGATCTTGTTTGGGGCCTGACTGGATGTGAAGAATACAGTGTGATCACTCATCCAGAATCTCTTTTCAAGATCAACCATCCTGAACTGCCTCTGTCCTACTACACAGGTGTTCTTG GCATGCCTGGAGTTACTGCATATGCTGGATTTTTTGACGTCTCAAAGCCAAAGAAAGGCGACTATGTTTTTGTGTCAGCGGCGTCAGGCGCTGTTGGGCAGCTCGTTGgacagcttgccaagattgcaggCTGTTATGTGGTTGGCAGTGCAGGTTCGGACGAGAAG GTCAGCCTCCTGAAAACCAAGTTTGGTTTTGATGACGctttcaactacaagaaggaacAGGACCTCAACGCCACACTAAAGAG GTGTTTTCCCTCGGGCATCGACATTTATTTCGAGAACGTGGGTGGTGCAATGCTAGACGCGGTGCTGCTTAACATGCGGATGCATGGCCGGATCGCTGTGTGTGGGATGATCTCGCAGTACAACTTAGAGAAGCCGGATGGGGCGCCCAACCTCTTCTGCCTTGTCGCCAAGCGCATCCGCATGGAGGGATTTATGGTCCTCGACTACTTCAACACCTATACCAAGTTTGAGAAGGAGATGGCGGGCTACCTCAAAGAAGGGAAGATTATCTTTGTTGAGGATGTTGTTGAGGGGATTGAGAAGGTACCGGCGGCGCTCATCGGGCTCTTCTCTGGGCGCAATGTTGGCAAGCAGCTTGTGATCATCGCACGGGAGTGA
- the LOC124654379 gene encoding 2-alkenal reductase (NADP(+)-dependent)-like isoform X1 yields the protein MADAEVSNKRVILKQFVTGFPTEDDMELVTATVRLAVPPGSASVMVKNLYVSCDPYMRNRMSEHNDAAYIEQFVPGEVLGIFGVSKVVASGHPDFKAGDLVWGLTGCEEYSVITHPESLFKINHPELPLSYYTGVLGMPGVTAYAGFFDVSKPKKGDYVFVSAASGAVGQLVGQLAKIAGCYVVGSAGSDEKVSLLKTKFGFDDAFNYKKEQDLNATLKRCFPSGIDIYFENVGGAMLDAVLLNMRMHGRIAVCGMISQYNLEKPDGAPNLFCLVAKRIRMEGFMVLDYFNTYTKFEKEMAGYLKEGKIIFVEDVVEGIEKVPAALIGLFSGRNVGKQLVIIARE from the exons ATGGCGGACGCAGAGGTGAGCAACAAGAGGGTGATCCTGAAGCAGTTCGTGACGGGGTTCCCCACCGAGGACGACATGGAGCTCGTCACGGCGACGGTGCGCCTGGCCGTGCCGCCTGGGTCGGCGTCTGTGATGGTCAAGAACCTCTACGTCTCCTGCGACCCCTACATGCGCAACCGGATGAGCGAGCACAACGACGCAGCATACATCGAGCAGTTCGTGCCAGGGGAG GTTTTGGGTATTTTTGGAGTAAGCAAGGTGGTAGCCTCCGGGCACCCAGATTTCAAGGCAGGCGATCTTGTTTGGGGCCTGACTGGATGTGAAGAATACAGTGTGATCACTCATCCAGAATCTCTTTTCAAGATCAACCATCCTGAACTGCCTCTGTCCTACTACACAGGTGTTCTTG GCATGCCTGGAGTTACTGCATATGCTGGATTTTTTGACGTCTCAAAGCCAAAGAAAGGCGACTATGTTTTTGTGTCAGCGGCGTCAGGCGCTGTTGGGCAGCTCGTTGgacagcttgccaagattgcaggCTGTTATGTGGTTGGCAGTGCAGGTTCGGACGAGAAG GTCAGCCTCCTGAAAACCAAGTTTGGTTTTGATGACGctttcaactacaagaaggaacAGGACCTCAACGCCACACTAAAGAG GTGTTTTCCCTCGGGCATCGACATTTATTTCGAGAACGTGGGTGGTGCAATGCTAGACGCGGTGCTGCTTAACATGCGGATGCATGGCCGGATCGCTGTGTGTGGGATGATCTCGCAGTACAACTTAGAGAAGCCGGATGGGGCGCCCAACCTCTTCTGCCTTGTCGCCAAGCGCATCCGCATGGAGGGATTTATGGTCCTCGACTACTTCAACACCTATACCAAGTTTGAGAAGGAGATGGCGGGCTACCTCAAAGAAGGGAAGATTATCTTTGTTGAGGATGTTGTTGAGGGGATTGAGAAGGTACCGGCGGCGCTCATCGGGCTCTTCTCTGGGCGCAATGTTGGCAAGCAGCTTGTGATCATCGCACGGGAGTGA
- the LOC124654379 gene encoding 2-alkenal reductase (NADP(+)-dependent)-like isoform X3: protein MADAEVSNKRVILKQFVTGFPTEDDMELVTATVRLAVPPGSASVMVKNLYVSCDPYMRNRMSEHNDAAYIEQFVPGEVLGIFGVSKVVASGHPDFKAGDLVWGLTGCEEYSVITHPESLFKINHPELPLSYYTGVLGDYVFVSAASGAVGQLVGQLAKIAGCYVVGSAGSDEKVSLLKTKFGFDDAFNYKKEQDLNATLKRCFPSGIDIYFENVGGAMLDAVLLNMRMHGRIAVCGMISQYNLEKPDGAPNLFCLVAKRIRMEGFMVLDYFNTYTKFEKEMAGYLKEGKIIFVEDVVEGIEKVPAALIGLFSGRNVGKQLVIIARE, encoded by the exons ATGGCGGACGCAGAGGTGAGCAACAAGAGGGTGATCCTGAAGCAGTTCGTGACGGGGTTCCCCACCGAGGACGACATGGAGCTCGTCACGGCGACGGTGCGCCTGGCCGTGCCGCCTGGGTCGGCGTCTGTGATGGTCAAGAACCTCTACGTCTCCTGCGACCCCTACATGCGCAACCGGATGAGCGAGCACAACGACGCAGCATACATCGAGCAGTTCGTGCCAGGGGAG GTTTTGGGTATTTTTGGAGTAAGCAAGGTGGTAGCCTCCGGGCACCCAGATTTCAAGGCAGGCGATCTTGTTTGGGGCCTGACTGGATGTGAAGAATACAGTGTGATCACTCATCCAGAATCTCTTTTCAAGATCAACCATCCTGAACTGCCTCTGTCCTACTACACAGGTGTTCTTG GCGACTATGTTTTTGTGTCAGCGGCGTCAGGCGCTGTTGGGCAGCTCGTTGgacagcttgccaagattgcaggCTGTTATGTGGTTGGCAGTGCAGGTTCGGACGAGAAG GTCAGCCTCCTGAAAACCAAGTTTGGTTTTGATGACGctttcaactacaagaaggaacAGGACCTCAACGCCACACTAAAGAG GTGTTTTCCCTCGGGCATCGACATTTATTTCGAGAACGTGGGTGGTGCAATGCTAGACGCGGTGCTGCTTAACATGCGGATGCATGGCCGGATCGCTGTGTGTGGGATGATCTCGCAGTACAACTTAGAGAAGCCGGATGGGGCGCCCAACCTCTTCTGCCTTGTCGCCAAGCGCATCCGCATGGAGGGATTTATGGTCCTCGACTACTTCAACACCTATACCAAGTTTGAGAAGGAGATGGCGGGCTACCTCAAAGAAGGGAAGATTATCTTTGTTGAGGATGTTGTTGAGGGGATTGAGAAGGTACCGGCGGCGCTCATCGGGCTCTTCTCTGGGCGCAATGTTGGCAAGCAGCTTGTGATCATCGCACGGGAGTGA